A region of Sulfurimonas sp. DNA encodes the following proteins:
- a CDS encoding AAA family ATPase: MSEVIVIANQKGGVGKTTTAVNLAASLAVAEKKVLLIDADPQANATTSLGFHRNDYEFNIYHVLIGTKKLKDIILKSDLPTLHLAPSNIGLVGIEKEYYDNDNKDGRELVLKKAIANIKKDYDYIIIDSPPALGPMTINALSASNSVIIPIQCEFFALEGLAQLLNTVKLVRKSINPKLSIKGFLPTMFSSQNNLSKQVFADLSQHFKGKLFKDSKNKYIVVPRNVKLAEAPSFGKPAILYDVKSIGSIAYQNLAQTIIS; this comes from the coding sequence ATGAGTGAAGTAATTGTAATTGCAAATCAAAAAGGCGGTGTTGGTAAAACAACAACTGCTGTAAATCTAGCGGCTTCACTTGCTGTTGCAGAAAAAAAAGTGCTTCTCATTGATGCTGATCCACAGGCTAACGCCACGACATCTCTAGGCTTTCATAGAAATGACTATGAATTCAATATTTATCATGTATTAATAGGTACTAAAAAGTTAAAAGACATTATTTTAAAATCAGATTTACCAACCCTGCATCTTGCCCCTTCAAATATAGGTTTAGTAGGAATTGAGAAAGAATATTATGATAATGATAATAAAGATGGAAGAGAATTAGTACTTAAAAAAGCTATTGCGAATATAAAAAAAGATTATGATTATATAATCATAGACTCTCCTCCGGCACTTGGACCAATGACAATAAATGCACTATCAGCATCTAACTCTGTAATTATCCCTATTCAGTGTGAGTTCTTCGCATTAGAAGGCCTTGCACAGCTTTTAAATACCGTTAAACTTGTAAGAAAGTCTATAAACCCTAAGTTAAGCATAAAAGGTTTTTTACCAACAATGTTTAGTTCTCAAAATAACTTATCAAAACAAGTGTTTGCTGATTTGTCTCAGCATTTTAAAGGTAAACTTTTTAAAGATTCTAAAAATAAATATATAGTAGTTCCAAGAAATGTAAAACTAGCAGAAGCTCCATCTTTTGGAAAACCAGCTATACTGTATGATGTAAAATCAATTGGTTCTATTGCTTATCAAAACTTAGCACAAACAATAATATCGTGA